Sequence from the Segatella copri genome:
GGAGAAGTTCAAGACTACGTACAACTATTACATCTTCTCGAATAGTGCTCCCGAAAATGCAGTAGGTTGTCCGTTTGCCAACAAGAACGGACAGGTCATCGGTCTGATGCACAGCAATGGTCAGGTTACGGCCATCGACGCCAACTACGCCAAGCAACTGAAGGTAACCGGTCTTTCGAGTCTTGACGCAGCCCTTCGCGAAACCACCATCCGTACAGCTCTTCCTGATACAGAGAACGAAGCGATGACGATGATGACTCTGAAGAAAGGCCAGACTACTGCTGATGAGTATGCGAAATATAGCGATGAGTTTATCAGCAAATTCCCTACTTCAGCCTTCGGTTACAAGGAGAAAGCCGCTTATCTGACGGATAAGGCAGAATATGATGCAGCTGCCAAACTGATGGAAGAAGGCATTAAGAAATCGGCTGCCAAGGATGAGGCTCATTCCAACTATGCCGACCTGATTTATCAGAAGATTATTTACAAGGGCGATTCTGTTTATAAGGACTGGACGCTTGATAAGGCAATAGCTGAGGCTCAGAAGGCATACGAAATCAAGGCTCAGCCTATTTACCGCCATCAGGAAGCGCAGATTAATTTTGTAAAGGGTGAGTATCAGAAAGCTTACGATACTTTCATGGATTTGACCAATACTTCACTTCTCAGCGGCGAACTCTATTTTGAGGCTGCCCAGGCTAAGAAGAATCTCAAGGCTCCAGCCAAGGAGATTGAAGTTTTGCTCGATAGTGCGGTAAGCGTTGGAAGCAAGACCGGAATGGTTGCGAATTATTATCTGGCACGTGGAGAATTTCTGAAGGAGCAGGGTGAATTCCGCCGCGCTATTCAGGATTATAATATGTACGATTCCATTGCCCGTCCTGTTTCGCCAGCCTTCTTCTACACCCGTTACCAATGCGAAACCAAGTTACGCATGTGGCAG
This genomic interval carries:
- a CDS encoding tetratricopeptide repeat protein translates to MKKINMIMMGLMLGASSLYAQPGSVQKLAKSVFTLTTFNQKGDIIASTQGVFIDNKGTAISTFKPFVGAVKASVVDASGKSIPVEAIMGADELYDVAKFRINASTVAAPIATKESAAGDKVWLVPYSIKKPAYQQEDISSVEKFKTTYNYYIFSNSAPENAVGCPFANKNGQVIGLMHSNGQVTAIDANYAKQLKVTGLSSLDAALRETTIRTALPDTENEAMTMMTLKKGQTTADEYAKYSDEFISKFPTSAFGYKEKAAYLTDKAEYDAAAKLMEEGIKKSAAKDEAHSNYADLIYQKIIYKGDSVYKDWTLDKAIAEAQKAYEIKAQPIYRHQEAQINFVKGEYQKAYDTFMDLTNTSLLSGELYFEAAQAKKNLKAPAKEIEVLLDSAVSVGSKTGMVANYYLARGEFLKEQGEFRRAIQDYNMYDSIARPVSPAFFYTRYQCETKLRMWQPALLDIARTCYLAPKEPTYFAEWASLDLRVKRYDEGISAATHCIELAPEYADGYLLLGLLQKEKGNKEEAIKNLKKAQELGDSRAGEYLKKMK